One Anas platyrhynchos isolate ZD024472 breed Pekin duck chromosome 2, IASCAAS_PekinDuck_T2T, whole genome shotgun sequence DNA segment encodes these proteins:
- the LOC101797298 gene encoding cilia- and flagella-associated protein 69 isoform X3: MESISMMGSPKNLNETFLPNVANGIKDASKITIGIIGSGDFAKSLTIRLIRCGYHVVVGSRNPKLAAEFFPHVVDVTHHEDAVAKANIIFVAIHREHYASLWDLKHLLIGKILVDVSNNTRVDQYPDSNAEYLASLFPDSLVVKGFNVVSAWSLQLGPKDASRQVYICSNNVQARHQVTELARQLGFIPIDLGALSSSREIENLPLRLFTLWKGPVVLAISLATFFFIYSFIRDVIHPYVRNQQSDFYKIPIEIVNKTLPIVAITLLSLVYLSGLIAAAYQLYYGTKYRRFPPWLDNWLQCRKQLGLLSFFFATVHVVYSLCLPMRRSERYLFLNMAYQQVHANVENSWNEEEVWRIEMYISFGIMSLGLLSLLAVTSIPSVNSALNWREFSFIQSTLGYVALIISTFHVLIYGWKRAFEEEYYRFYTPPNFVLALVLPSIVILVRLPQSHSYLQRCLIVKCVMTKNRGSASRFPPAAQQESLHCETRSADLNHAIRLLGDSDSSNLEEKQLKVLKKVVKRFENGLPLKDLAQIIDILNLCAEKVNEQEAFIEPVCELIKLCGLPFQKKKLSDEVSYSVTVSKSIAQLGYLMRVPSSQVRIQICKCIISFYKAELPRKLLSGYQPTSANYKTEMAELGGLAETFVLSLAIVENELTEKLWVLKVLQHLSSSGVNCRHMLKAQAASRLCLYLNDVDPSGQLVFRSSEILWNLLENTSKEEVVNQLSSLECVHALKEVFVDLLLHGFRHYDRQLRNDLLVIATLVAENPAAPMIESGFATLLIVLATYTEDPFFGQGNSFHGTGGRGNKLAQMRYSLRVLRSVVSLYDDAVNLNLCDQGAISQLLDILKYAANKSKERDDAILLEIQADTLFILSALCENDAHRKELFSYEGVDILIPFIQMDPKKLYSGLGHNRLLFNALDCLWSCVVGCYIGEDYFLEQQGIFILLDLLALKQKNLCNIILGLLVEFCDNPRTTFHISTWRGEKDQTAANLLIQLWRQEELDLGVKRDRYGRIADVKRPIVGSFQKQQEVIPMPANSPTFAIVEISENIRAKLYLLLCKLGFEDLPGLSAKDFVTLAIIRRYVDFKVGEVWSEVCTEIKEEFRPVASDEEALKVISEVSENVGRSVAALQTEVLESQHRQEIREEEKTYTKIQAVHKQKEMVNKSWENFLTRTSNYEALKKAKRLQEKSIEASRSKLKTQNGAVHSTDIKGLSTTIGSGRLVTVESTPSQLIGGPLSGTDLALGKPSVCEGALKKIKRVKTLDSIKKDLGPVE; this comes from the exons ATGGAATCAATCTCTATGATGGGAAGTCCTAAGAACCTCAATGAAACTTTTCTACCAAATGTTGCCAATGGCATCAAGGATGCCAGTAAGATCACAATAGGCATCATTGGAAGTGGAGACTTTGCAAAGTCATTGACCATTAGGCTTATCAGATGTGGGTACCACGTGGTTGTAGGAAGCAGAAACCCTAAACTTGCTGCAGAGTTCTTTCCCCATGTGGTTGATGTCACTCACCATGAAGATGCAGTAGCCAAAGCAAACATCATTTTTGTAGCCATTCACAGGGAACATTACGCCTCTTTGTGGGACCTCAAGCATCTACTCATTGGTAAAATTCTGGTTGATGTCAGCAACAATACAAGAGTAGACCAATATCCAGATTCCAATGCAGAGTATTTGGCATCACTTTTCCCAGATTCCCTGGTTGTCAAAGGATTCAACGTTGTTTCAGCTTGGTCTCTACAGTTAGGACCAAAGGATGCCAGCAGACAG GTCTATATATGCAGTAACAATGTTCAGGCTCGCCATCAAGTTACTGAGCTTGCCCGTCAGCTCGGTTTTATTCCTATTGATCTGGGGGCATTGTCATCTTCGAGGGAAATTGAAAACTTACCACTGCGATTGTTCACACTGTGGAAGGGGCCTGTGGTGTTGGCCATTAGCCTggcaacatttttcttcatctattCCTTCATCAGAGATGTAATCCATCCATACGTCAGAAATCAACAGAGTGACTTTTACAAGATCCCCATTGAGATTGTGAACAAGACTCTGCCAATTGTTGCCATCACTTTGCTCTCCCTAGTGTATTTGTCAGGACTTATTGCAGCTGCTTATCAGCTTTACTACGGTACCAAGTATAGGCGGTTTCCCCCTTGGCTGGACAACTGGCTGCAGTGCCGAAAGCAGCTTGGGCTACTCAGTTTTTTCTTTGCCACAGTGCATGTGGTATACAGCCTCTGCTTACCCATGAGGAGATCAGAGCGATATTTGTTCCTCAATATGGCGTATCAACAG GTTCATGCAAATGTTGAAAATTCTTGGAATGAGGAAGAAGTGTGGCGAATTGAAATGTATATCTCCTTTGGAATAATGAGTCTCGGATTGCTTTCTTTGCTGGCAGTAACTTCCATCCCTTCAGTAAATAGTGCCTTAAACTGGagggagttcagttttattCAG tctaCGCTTGGATATGTTGCTCTGATCATAAGTACTTTCCACGTACTGATTTATGGATGGAAGAGAGCTTTTGAAGAAGAGTATTACAGATTTTATACACCACCAAATTTTGTTCTTGCCCTTGTTCTGCCCTCCATTGTAATTCTAG TGCGGCTACCCCAGAGCCACAGTTATCTACAGAGGTGTCTCATCGTGAAATGTGTCATGACCAAAAATCGGGGATCTGCCAGCCGCTTCCCTCCAGCTGCCCAGCAAGAGTCTCTGCATTGT GAGACGCGGTCAGCGGATCTGAATCATGCCATCAGGCTACTCGGAGATTCTGACTCC AgcaatttggaagaaaaacagttgAAAGTTCTCAAGAAGGTAGTCAAGCGTTTTGAAAATGGGCTT ccCCTTAAGGATTTAGCACAAATAATTGACATTCTTAACCTGTGTgcagaaaaagtaaatgaaCAAGAAGCTTTCATCGAGCCTGTATGTGAACTTATTAAACTATGTGG gttaccatttcaaaaaaagaaattatctgATGAAGTAAGCTATTCTGTGACAGTTTCAAAATCCATTGCACAGCTTG GTTATTTGATGAGGGTGCCAAGCTCTCAAGTTAGAATACAAATCTGTAAGTGTATAATTAGCTTTTACAAGGCGGAGCTACCGAGAAAACTACTCTCAG GTTACCAGCCAACAAGCGCAAACTATAAGACTGAGATGGCTGAATTAGGAGGATTAGCAGAAACTTTTGTTTTATCTCTAGCAATAGTTGAAAATGAACTTACTGAGAAGTTGTGGGTACTCAAAGTTCTCCAGCATCTCTCCAGCTCTG GAGTAAATTGCAGACACATGTTGAAGGCCCAAGCAGCCAGCAGACTCTGCTTGTATCTAAATGATGTTGATCCCTCAGGACAGCTGGTGTTCCGCTCATCAGAAATCCTATGGAACCTGTTAGAAAACACCTCAAAAGAAGAAGTCGTTAATCAGCTCAGTAGCTTGGAATGTGTACA TGCATTGAAGGAAGTATTTGTAGACTTGCTCTTACATGGTTTCCGCCATTATGATCGTCAGCTAAGGAATGACCTCCTGGTGATTGCCACATTAGTGGCTGAAAATCCTGCAGCACCTATGATT GAAAGCGGATTTGCAACACTGTTAATAGTACTTGCAACATATACTGAAG ATCCTTTCTTTGGTCAAGGTAATAGTTTCCATGGAACAGGTGGTCGTGGCAACAAACTTGCACAAATGCGCTACAGTCTGAGAGTGCTGAGATCTGTTGTGTCCCTTTATGATGATGCTGTGAACCTTAATTTGTGTGACCAGGGAGCAATTAGCCAGCTACTAG ATATCCTAAAGTATGCAGCAAACAAATCTAAAGAAAGAGATGATGCCATTCTACTGGAAATCCAAGCtgatacattatttattttgtctgctCTCTGTGAAAATGATGCCCACAGAAAG GAGCTCTTCAGCTATGAAGGAGTGGATATACTTATCCCATTCATTCAGATGGATCCAAAGAAGTTATATAGTGGATTAGGCCACAATCGTCTCCTTTTCAATGCACTCGACTGCTTGTG GTCCTGTGTCGTTGGCTGTTACATTGGAGAAGATTATTTTCTTGAACAACAGggcatttttattcttctggaTTTGCTGGCG TTAAAGCAAAAAAACCTGTGCAATATAATTCTTGGACTCCTAGTTGAATTTTGCGACAATCCCAGAACCACCTTTCACATCAGTACCTGGCGAGGGGAGAAAGATCAAACAGCAGCTAACCTTCTAATACAGTTATGGagacaggaggagctggacCTGGGAGTCAAACGTGATCGGTACGGAAGGATTGCTG ATGTGAAGAGACCCATTGTTGGCAGCTTCCAGAAACAGCAAGAGGTCATCCCCATGCCTGCCAACTCTCCCACCTTTGCCATTGTggaaatttcagaaaacatacgggcaaaactttatttattattgtgcAAGCTAG GTTTTGAAGATTTGCCTGGCTTATCTGCTAAGGATTTTGTCACGCTTGCTATCATACGACGGTATGTTGACTTTAAA GTTGGAGAAGTCTGGAGTGAAGTGTGTACAGAGATAAAAGAAGAATTCAGGCCTGTTGCTTCAGATGAGGAAGCCTTGAAAGTTATTTCAGAGGTGTCAGAAAATGTTGGAAGATCGGTTGCTGCTCTCCAGACTGAAGTGCTTGAAAGTCAACATCGCCAAGAAATCCGAGAGGAGGAAAAAACGTATACAAAG
- the LOC101797298 gene encoding cilia- and flagella-associated protein 69 isoform X4 has product MESISMMGSPKNLNETFLPNVANGIKDASKITIGIIGSGDFAKSLTIRLIRCGYHVVVGSRNPKLAAEFFPHVVDVTHHEDAVAKANIIFVAIHREHYASLWDLKHLLIGKILVDVSNNTRVDQYPDSNAEYLASLFPDSLVVKGFNVVSAWSLQLGPKDASRQVYICSNNVQARHQVTELARQLGFIPIDLGALSSSREIENLPLRLFTLWKGPVVLAISLATFFFIYSFIRDVIHPYVRNQQSDFYKIPIEIVNKTLPIVAITLLSLVYLSGLIAAAYQLYYGTKYRRFPPWLDNWLQCRKQLGLLSFFFATVHVVYSLCLPMRRSERYLFLNMAYQQVHANVENSWNEEEVWRIEMYISFGIMSLGLLSLLAVTSIPSVNSALNWREFSFIQSTLGYVALIISTFHVLIYGWKRAFEEEYYRFYTPPNFVLALVLPSIVILVRLPQSHSYLQRCLIVKCVMTKNRGSASRFPPAAQQESLHCETRSADLNHAIRLLGDSDSSNLEEKQLKVLKKVVKRFENGLPLKDLAQIIDILNLCAEKVNEQEAFIEPVCELIKLCGLPFQKKKLSDEVSYSVTVSKSIAQLGYLMRVPSSQVRIQICKCIISFYKAELPRKLLSGYQPTSANYKTEMAELGGLAETFVLSLAIVENELTEKLWVLKVLQHLSSSGVNCRHMLKAQAASRLCLYLNDVDPSGQLVFRSSEILWNLLENTSKEEVVNQLSSLECVHALKEVFVDLLLHGFRHYDRQLRNDLLVIATLVAENPAAPMIESGFATLLIVLATYTEVKIPNPLLKGLKLTFCYEDFEMKKLLFNIIGILSKDPRAVQLLSENDVMPALLYYVKPHQKPGFHDWSASQYEELQLHAIAILASVAPFLVDKYLSCQANTLLLVFLEWCMGQDPFFGQGNSFHGTGGRGNKLAQMRYSLRVLRSVVSLYDDAVNLNLCDQGAISQLLDILKYAANKSKERDDAILLEIQADTLFILSALCENDAHRKELFSYEGVDILIPFIQMDPKKLYSGLGHNRLLFNALDCLWSCVVGCYIGEDYFLEQQGIFILLDLLALKQKNLCNIILGLLVEFCDNPRTTFHISTWRGEKDQTAANLLIQLWRQEELDLGVKRDRYGRIADVKRPIVGSFQKQQEVIPMPANSPTFAIVEISENIRAKLYLLLCKLGFEDLPGLSAKDFVTLAIIRRLEKSGVKCVQR; this is encoded by the exons ATGGAATCAATCTCTATGATGGGAAGTCCTAAGAACCTCAATGAAACTTTTCTACCAAATGTTGCCAATGGCATCAAGGATGCCAGTAAGATCACAATAGGCATCATTGGAAGTGGAGACTTTGCAAAGTCATTGACCATTAGGCTTATCAGATGTGGGTACCACGTGGTTGTAGGAAGCAGAAACCCTAAACTTGCTGCAGAGTTCTTTCCCCATGTGGTTGATGTCACTCACCATGAAGATGCAGTAGCCAAAGCAAACATCATTTTTGTAGCCATTCACAGGGAACATTACGCCTCTTTGTGGGACCTCAAGCATCTACTCATTGGTAAAATTCTGGTTGATGTCAGCAACAATACAAGAGTAGACCAATATCCAGATTCCAATGCAGAGTATTTGGCATCACTTTTCCCAGATTCCCTGGTTGTCAAAGGATTCAACGTTGTTTCAGCTTGGTCTCTACAGTTAGGACCAAAGGATGCCAGCAGACAG GTCTATATATGCAGTAACAATGTTCAGGCTCGCCATCAAGTTACTGAGCTTGCCCGTCAGCTCGGTTTTATTCCTATTGATCTGGGGGCATTGTCATCTTCGAGGGAAATTGAAAACTTACCACTGCGATTGTTCACACTGTGGAAGGGGCCTGTGGTGTTGGCCATTAGCCTggcaacatttttcttcatctattCCTTCATCAGAGATGTAATCCATCCATACGTCAGAAATCAACAGAGTGACTTTTACAAGATCCCCATTGAGATTGTGAACAAGACTCTGCCAATTGTTGCCATCACTTTGCTCTCCCTAGTGTATTTGTCAGGACTTATTGCAGCTGCTTATCAGCTTTACTACGGTACCAAGTATAGGCGGTTTCCCCCTTGGCTGGACAACTGGCTGCAGTGCCGAAAGCAGCTTGGGCTACTCAGTTTTTTCTTTGCCACAGTGCATGTGGTATACAGCCTCTGCTTACCCATGAGGAGATCAGAGCGATATTTGTTCCTCAATATGGCGTATCAACAG GTTCATGCAAATGTTGAAAATTCTTGGAATGAGGAAGAAGTGTGGCGAATTGAAATGTATATCTCCTTTGGAATAATGAGTCTCGGATTGCTTTCTTTGCTGGCAGTAACTTCCATCCCTTCAGTAAATAGTGCCTTAAACTGGagggagttcagttttattCAG tctaCGCTTGGATATGTTGCTCTGATCATAAGTACTTTCCACGTACTGATTTATGGATGGAAGAGAGCTTTTGAAGAAGAGTATTACAGATTTTATACACCACCAAATTTTGTTCTTGCCCTTGTTCTGCCCTCCATTGTAATTCTAG TGCGGCTACCCCAGAGCCACAGTTATCTACAGAGGTGTCTCATCGTGAAATGTGTCATGACCAAAAATCGGGGATCTGCCAGCCGCTTCCCTCCAGCTGCCCAGCAAGAGTCTCTGCATTGT GAGACGCGGTCAGCGGATCTGAATCATGCCATCAGGCTACTCGGAGATTCTGACTCC AgcaatttggaagaaaaacagttgAAAGTTCTCAAGAAGGTAGTCAAGCGTTTTGAAAATGGGCTT ccCCTTAAGGATTTAGCACAAATAATTGACATTCTTAACCTGTGTgcagaaaaagtaaatgaaCAAGAAGCTTTCATCGAGCCTGTATGTGAACTTATTAAACTATGTGG gttaccatttcaaaaaaagaaattatctgATGAAGTAAGCTATTCTGTGACAGTTTCAAAATCCATTGCACAGCTTG GTTATTTGATGAGGGTGCCAAGCTCTCAAGTTAGAATACAAATCTGTAAGTGTATAATTAGCTTTTACAAGGCGGAGCTACCGAGAAAACTACTCTCAG GTTACCAGCCAACAAGCGCAAACTATAAGACTGAGATGGCTGAATTAGGAGGATTAGCAGAAACTTTTGTTTTATCTCTAGCAATAGTTGAAAATGAACTTACTGAGAAGTTGTGGGTACTCAAAGTTCTCCAGCATCTCTCCAGCTCTG GAGTAAATTGCAGACACATGTTGAAGGCCCAAGCAGCCAGCAGACTCTGCTTGTATCTAAATGATGTTGATCCCTCAGGACAGCTGGTGTTCCGCTCATCAGAAATCCTATGGAACCTGTTAGAAAACACCTCAAAAGAAGAAGTCGTTAATCAGCTCAGTAGCTTGGAATGTGTACA TGCATTGAAGGAAGTATTTGTAGACTTGCTCTTACATGGTTTCCGCCATTATGATCGTCAGCTAAGGAATGACCTCCTGGTGATTGCCACATTAGTGGCTGAAAATCCTGCAGCACCTATGATT GAAAGCGGATTTGCAACACTGTTAATAGTACTTGCAACATATACTGAAG TTAAAATTCCCAATCCCTTGTTAAAAGgtcttaaacttactttctgtTATGAAGACTTTGAGATGAAAAAGTTGTTGTTTAATATTATAGGAATCTTATCTAAAGACCCGCGTGCTGTACAG CTTCTCAGTGAAAATGATGTGATGCCAGCTTTGCTTTATTATGTAAAACCACATCAAAAGCCTGGATTTCATGACTGGTCTGCTTCCCAATATGAAGAATTACAGCTTCATGCAATTGCTATTCTGGCTTCAGTGGCTCCCTTTTTAGTTGATAAATATTTGTCCTGCCAAGCGAATACCCTTCTCCTTGTGTTTCTAGAATGGTGTATGGGTCAAG ATCCTTTCTTTGGTCAAGGTAATAGTTTCCATGGAACAGGTGGTCGTGGCAACAAACTTGCACAAATGCGCTACAGTCTGAGAGTGCTGAGATCTGTTGTGTCCCTTTATGATGATGCTGTGAACCTTAATTTGTGTGACCAGGGAGCAATTAGCCAGCTACTAG ATATCCTAAAGTATGCAGCAAACAAATCTAAAGAAAGAGATGATGCCATTCTACTGGAAATCCAAGCtgatacattatttattttgtctgctCTCTGTGAAAATGATGCCCACAGAAAG GAGCTCTTCAGCTATGAAGGAGTGGATATACTTATCCCATTCATTCAGATGGATCCAAAGAAGTTATATAGTGGATTAGGCCACAATCGTCTCCTTTTCAATGCACTCGACTGCTTGTG GTCCTGTGTCGTTGGCTGTTACATTGGAGAAGATTATTTTCTTGAACAACAGggcatttttattcttctggaTTTGCTGGCG TTAAAGCAAAAAAACCTGTGCAATATAATTCTTGGACTCCTAGTTGAATTTTGCGACAATCCCAGAACCACCTTTCACATCAGTACCTGGCGAGGGGAGAAAGATCAAACAGCAGCTAACCTTCTAATACAGTTATGGagacaggaggagctggacCTGGGAGTCAAACGTGATCGGTACGGAAGGATTGCTG ATGTGAAGAGACCCATTGTTGGCAGCTTCCAGAAACAGCAAGAGGTCATCCCCATGCCTGCCAACTCTCCCACCTTTGCCATTGTggaaatttcagaaaacatacgggcaaaactttatttattattgtgcAAGCTAG GTTTTGAAGATTTGCCTGGCTTATCTGCTAAGGATTTTGTCACGCTTGCTATCATACGACG GTTGGAGAAGTCTGGAGTGAAGTGTGTACAGAGATAA
- the LOC101797298 gene encoding metalloreductase STEAP2 isoform X6 has protein sequence MESISMMGSPKNLNETFLPNVANGIKDASKITIGIIGSGDFAKSLTIRLIRCGYHVVVGSRNPKLAAEFFPHVVDVTHHEDAVAKANIIFVAIHREHYASLWDLKHLLIGKILVDVSNNTRVDQYPDSNAEYLASLFPDSLVVKGFNVVSAWSLQLGPKDASRQVYICSNNVQARHQVTELARQLGFIPIDLGALSSSREIENLPLRLFTLWKGPVVLAISLATFFFIYSFIRDVIHPYVRNQQSDFYKIPIEIVNKTLPIVAITLLSLVYLSGLIAAAYQLYYGTKYRRFPPWLDNWLQCRKQLGLLSFFFATVHVVYSLCLPMRRSERYLFLNMAYQQVHANVENSWNEEEVWRIEMYISFGIMSLGLLSLLAVTSIPSVNSALNWREFSFIQSTLGYVALIISTFHVLIYGWKRAFEEEYYRFYTPPNFVLALVLPSIVILVRLPQSHSYLQRCLIVKCVMTKNRGSASRFPPAAQQESLHCETRSADLNHAIRLLGDSDSSNLEEKQLKVLKKVVKRFENGLPLKDLAQIIDILNLCAEKVNEQEAFIEPVCELIKLCGLPFQKKKLSDEVSYSVTVSKSIAQLGYLMRVPSSQVRIQICKCIISFYKAELPRKLLSGYQPTSANYKTEMAELGGLAETFVLSLAIVENELTEKLWVLKVLQHLSSSGVNCRHMLKAQAASRLCLYLNDVDPSGQLVFRSSEILWNLLENTSKEEVVNQLSSLECVHALKEVFVDLLLHGFRHYDRQLRNDLLVIATLVAENPAAPMIESGFATLLIVLATYTEASQ, from the exons ATGGAATCAATCTCTATGATGGGAAGTCCTAAGAACCTCAATGAAACTTTTCTACCAAATGTTGCCAATGGCATCAAGGATGCCAGTAAGATCACAATAGGCATCATTGGAAGTGGAGACTTTGCAAAGTCATTGACCATTAGGCTTATCAGATGTGGGTACCACGTGGTTGTAGGAAGCAGAAACCCTAAACTTGCTGCAGAGTTCTTTCCCCATGTGGTTGATGTCACTCACCATGAAGATGCAGTAGCCAAAGCAAACATCATTTTTGTAGCCATTCACAGGGAACATTACGCCTCTTTGTGGGACCTCAAGCATCTACTCATTGGTAAAATTCTGGTTGATGTCAGCAACAATACAAGAGTAGACCAATATCCAGATTCCAATGCAGAGTATTTGGCATCACTTTTCCCAGATTCCCTGGTTGTCAAAGGATTCAACGTTGTTTCAGCTTGGTCTCTACAGTTAGGACCAAAGGATGCCAGCAGACAG GTCTATATATGCAGTAACAATGTTCAGGCTCGCCATCAAGTTACTGAGCTTGCCCGTCAGCTCGGTTTTATTCCTATTGATCTGGGGGCATTGTCATCTTCGAGGGAAATTGAAAACTTACCACTGCGATTGTTCACACTGTGGAAGGGGCCTGTGGTGTTGGCCATTAGCCTggcaacatttttcttcatctattCCTTCATCAGAGATGTAATCCATCCATACGTCAGAAATCAACAGAGTGACTTTTACAAGATCCCCATTGAGATTGTGAACAAGACTCTGCCAATTGTTGCCATCACTTTGCTCTCCCTAGTGTATTTGTCAGGACTTATTGCAGCTGCTTATCAGCTTTACTACGGTACCAAGTATAGGCGGTTTCCCCCTTGGCTGGACAACTGGCTGCAGTGCCGAAAGCAGCTTGGGCTACTCAGTTTTTTCTTTGCCACAGTGCATGTGGTATACAGCCTCTGCTTACCCATGAGGAGATCAGAGCGATATTTGTTCCTCAATATGGCGTATCAACAG GTTCATGCAAATGTTGAAAATTCTTGGAATGAGGAAGAAGTGTGGCGAATTGAAATGTATATCTCCTTTGGAATAATGAGTCTCGGATTGCTTTCTTTGCTGGCAGTAACTTCCATCCCTTCAGTAAATAGTGCCTTAAACTGGagggagttcagttttattCAG tctaCGCTTGGATATGTTGCTCTGATCATAAGTACTTTCCACGTACTGATTTATGGATGGAAGAGAGCTTTTGAAGAAGAGTATTACAGATTTTATACACCACCAAATTTTGTTCTTGCCCTTGTTCTGCCCTCCATTGTAATTCTAG TGCGGCTACCCCAGAGCCACAGTTATCTACAGAGGTGTCTCATCGTGAAATGTGTCATGACCAAAAATCGGGGATCTGCCAGCCGCTTCCCTCCAGCTGCCCAGCAAGAGTCTCTGCATTGT GAGACGCGGTCAGCGGATCTGAATCATGCCATCAGGCTACTCGGAGATTCTGACTCC AgcaatttggaagaaaaacagttgAAAGTTCTCAAGAAGGTAGTCAAGCGTTTTGAAAATGGGCTT ccCCTTAAGGATTTAGCACAAATAATTGACATTCTTAACCTGTGTgcagaaaaagtaaatgaaCAAGAAGCTTTCATCGAGCCTGTATGTGAACTTATTAAACTATGTGG gttaccatttcaaaaaaagaaattatctgATGAAGTAAGCTATTCTGTGACAGTTTCAAAATCCATTGCACAGCTTG GTTATTTGATGAGGGTGCCAAGCTCTCAAGTTAGAATACAAATCTGTAAGTGTATAATTAGCTTTTACAAGGCGGAGCTACCGAGAAAACTACTCTCAG GTTACCAGCCAACAAGCGCAAACTATAAGACTGAGATGGCTGAATTAGGAGGATTAGCAGAAACTTTTGTTTTATCTCTAGCAATAGTTGAAAATGAACTTACTGAGAAGTTGTGGGTACTCAAAGTTCTCCAGCATCTCTCCAGCTCTG GAGTAAATTGCAGACACATGTTGAAGGCCCAAGCAGCCAGCAGACTCTGCTTGTATCTAAATGATGTTGATCCCTCAGGACAGCTGGTGTTCCGCTCATCAGAAATCCTATGGAACCTGTTAGAAAACACCTCAAAAGAAGAAGTCGTTAATCAGCTCAGTAGCTTGGAATGTGTACA TGCATTGAAGGAAGTATTTGTAGACTTGCTCTTACATGGTTTCCGCCATTATGATCGTCAGCTAAGGAATGACCTCCTGGTGATTGCCACATTAGTGGCTGAAAATCCTGCAGCACCTATGATT GAAAGCGGATTTGCAACACTGTTAATAGTACTTGCAACATATACTGAAG CTTCTCAGTGA